In Ipomoea triloba cultivar NCNSP0323 chromosome 15, ASM357664v1, one genomic interval encodes:
- the LOC116005979 gene encoding probably inactive leucine-rich repeat receptor-like protein kinase IMK2: MDKLGKWSHIVLFTVFLSFQVAWSKGWDGVVVTEADFQALSALKHELVDSRGVLRSWNDSGVGACSGWVGIKCVNGQVIAIQLPWKGLGGRISEKIGQFQALRKLSLHDNVLVGPVPTSLGFLPNLRGVYLFNNRLSGSVPASIGRCPLLQTLDLSNNQLSGSIPPSLAQSTRLYRLNLSFNAISGSIPVSLTQSPSLIFLALHHNNLSGSVPDSWGSKVARNTSYKLQFLTLDHNLLSGKIPISLSKLSLLEQISLSHNQISGTIPDELGSLSKLLVLDFSDNAINGSFPSSFSNLTALSTLNLGNNILDNHIPDGISGMKNLSVLNLNNNKFTGQIPDSIANISGLTVLDLSKNNFSGEIPDSLDTLSNLTSFNVSYNNLSGLVPSLLSKKYNSSAFVGNLELCGYSSSTPCPSPPPQNLPSQGPSRPHRRKLSAKDIILIAAGALSIILLLLCCVLLCCLIKKKVSSSPKNGKTSGAAASSARAAKPALSGGAAETEPGGETGGKLVHFDGPFVFTADDLLCATAEIMGKSTYGTAYKATLEDGNQVAVKRLREKITKGQKEFEHEVAELGKIRHPSILALRAYYLGPKGEKLLVYDYMSNGSLSSFLHARGPETAIDWATRMSIAMGITRGLCFLHTKENIIHGNLTSSNILLDEKNSPRIGDVGLSRLMTSAGNTNVIATAGTLGYRAPELSKLKNASTKTDIYSLGVIILELLTGKSPSEATDGLDLPAWVASIVKEEWTNEVFDVELMRDAPNIGEELLNTLKLALHCVDPSPAARPESQQVLEKLEEIKPEIAANPSCSGDDGAPAEEKVGDEE; this comes from the exons ATGGATAAACTGGGGAAATGGAGCCACATTGTGTTGTTTACTGTGTTTTTGAGTTTTCAGGTTGCTTGGAGTAAGGGCTGGGATGGGGTTGTGGTTACTGAGGCGGATTTTCAGGCGCTGAGTGCTTTGAAGCATGAATTGGTTGATTCCAGGGGGGTTTTGAGGAGCTGGAATGATAGTGGAGTTGGGGCTTGTTCAGGGTGGGTGGGGATAAAGTGTGTGAATGGGCAGGTGATTGCTATTCAGCTCCCATGGAAGGGTTTGGGGGGCAGAATCTCTGAGAAAATTGGGCAATTCCAGGCTCTCAGAAAGCTTAGTCTCCATGATAATGTTCTTGTTGGCCCTGTTCCCACCTCTCTGGGATTCCTTCCTAATCTCAGAGGCGTTTATCTCTTCAATAATCGGCTTTCGGGTTCGGTTCCGGCCTCAATTGGGAGATGCCCATTGTTGCAGACTCTTGATTTGAGTAACAATCAGCTCAGTGGCTCTATCCCTCCCAGTCTTGCACAGTCCACTAGGCTGTACCGTTTGAATCTCAGCTTCAATGCCATTTCTGGCTCAATCCCAGTAAGTCTCACTCAATCCCCTTCTCTTATTTTTCTTGCTCTTCACCATAACAATCTCTCTGGCTCTGTTCCTGATTCTTGGGGTAGTAAGGTTGCAAGAAACACTTCTTATAAGCTCCAGTTCTTGACCCTGGACCACAATCTCCTCTCTGGAAAAATCCCTATTTCTCTTAGCAAGTTGAGTCTGCTTGAACAGATTAGCCTTAGCCATAACCAAATTTCTGGTACCATACCTGATGAGCTAGGTAGTTTGTCTAAGCTTCTGGTTCTTGATTTCTCTGATAATGCCATTAATGGTAGCTTTCCTTCTAGTTTCTCCAACCTCACTGCTCTTAGCACCCTGAATCTGGGGAACAATATTCTGGATAATCATATCCCGGATGGGATATCTGGGATGAAAAATCTCTCGGTGTTGAACTTGAATAACAACAAGTTTACAGGCCAAATCCCTGATTCCATTGCAAACATTTCTGGCCTAACTGTTCTTGATTTGTCCAAGAACAACTTCAGTGGCGAAATCCCGGATTCTCTTGATACATTGTCAAACCTAACTTCTTTCAATGTTTCATATAACAATCTCTCTGGTTTAGTCCCATCTCTGCTTTCCAAGAAATACAATTCCAGTGCTTTTGTGGGGAATCTTGAGCTGTGTGGATACAGTTCTTCCACTCCCTGCCCTTCTCCCCCACCTCAAAATCTCCCTTCTCAGGGGCCTTCCAGGCCCCACCGCCGGAAACTCAGCGCAAAAGACATTATTCTAATAGCCGCCGGAGCCCTTTCCATAATTCTCCTTCTCCTCTGCTGCGTTTTGCTCTGCTGCTTGATCAAGAAGAAGGTGAGTTCAAGCCCTAAGAATGGGAAAACCAGCGGGGCGGCGGCTTCCTCTGCCAGGGCTGCAAAACCGGCTCTAAGTGGCGGCGCTGCTGAAACTGAACCGGGCGGCGAAACTGGGGGAAAGCTTGTCCATTTTGATGGCCCTTTCGTGTTCACCGCCGATGACTTGTTGTGCGCCACGGCCGAGATCATGGGGAAGAGCACTTATGGGACGGCCTACAAGGCTACATTGGAGGATGGGAACCAAGTTGCGGTGAAGAGGCTAAGAGAGAAGATCACAAAAGGGCAGAAAGAGTTTGAACATGAAGTTGCAGAGCTTGGGAAGATTAGGCATCCCAGTATTTTGGCTCTTAGGGCTTATTACTTGGGACCTAAAGGAGAAAAGCTTCTTGTCTATGATTACATGTCCAATGGCAGCCTTTCCTCTTTCCTTCATG CTCGAGGGCCCGAGACAGCTATAGACTGGGCAACAAGGATGAGCATTGCGATGGGGATAACCCGGGGGCTATGTTTCCTCCACACTAAGGAAAACATTATCCACGGAAACCTCACCTCAAGCAACATACTTCTCGATGAGAAGAACAGTCCGAGGATTGGAGATGTCGGCCTGTCGAGGCTAATGACCAGTGCAGGCAACACGAACGTGATAGCCACGGCTGGCACGCTAGGCTATCGCGCCCCGGAGTTATCCAAGCTGAAGAACGCGAGCACGAAGACAGATATATACAGCCTGGGGGTGATAATCCTGGAGCTTCTGACCGGGAAATCCCCGAGCGAGGCGACGGACGGGCTGGATTTGCCGGCCTGGGTAGCGTCGATCGTGAAGGAGGAATGGACTAATGAAGTGTTCGATGTGGAGCTGATGAGAGATGCGCCTAATATCGGAGAAGAGCTGCTCAACACCTTGAAACTCGCCCTGCACTGCGTGGACCCTTCCCCGGCTGCCAGGCCGGAATCTCAGCAGGTTCTTGAGAAGCTGGAGGAGATTAAGCCGGAGATTGCTGCGAATCCCAGTTGTTCTGGAGATGATGGCGCACCAGCTGAAGAAAAAGTTGGAGATgaagaataa